The following DNA comes from Helicoverpa armigera isolate CAAS_96S chromosome 27, ASM3070526v1, whole genome shotgun sequence.
tcgcacttggccggttttttcacTTTATGTACGGAACCCTAGAAACGACAGTGTTGAAGAGCTGGGGGCTAACTTTGTATCAGCAGCACaagtcgatcgatcataaggctGAGCAGTACTTCGTCTATAGATGGGTGACCATaattgtcatgacgagttcctccgtgctTCTCacggcacgataaattggtaggtctcggctgtcatttgaacatctttggcagtcgttacgggtagccagaagccagaacGTCTGACATCCAGGCTTTTCAAGGAACCTAGTTGCTCCATGTGGcatactgatactcagctgcatccggttagtttggaagccgatcccaacatagtttagGAAAGGCTAGGCGCAGATACATAATAGATATTGTAAGTTTGTTAAATTTAGCATACAGGGGAAACCGAAAGAAGGAGTCGGTACTTAgtctatattattaattaaccaCGTGCAAGTTATGAAATGTTATACAATATGTTTGTCTTTATAACTCATAAAGTTACGTAATTTAATAGATAACTTGTAGATTCTTACAATTAGAAATCCTTGCTTATTTAACTTACTAGATTTCcactgtttcacccgcgtcccaggGAGATTCTTCCCGTACCGTGATAAAATGAccttaagaataaaatatcattttgccCCGTAAgtatgttattcgggaagagtgtagctttatgtagtgaaagaaattttcaaatagtttcggggcctttagggtacaaataaacagaaaaatgcttcctctttattatgtaagtacagaTGGTTTTTTGTACCTGCACgagaaaatatatattaaactaACTCCACATTAGTACATGTAGCActattccaaaaatatataagtaaatatgtaaaactaCCTAAGATGTCATGGTCCAGACATTAAACCGGCATCAATCATGTTGTGTTAGCCTTTCCTTAAAgtccaaaagtaaaaaaaaaaaaacataaaattacagaaataaaaatatctaaccATATTTCCTGGTCCGTAGTTCGATTCCTGGTCAGTACACTTAAATAAAAAGGACTATTATTGACCTCTCAATGAAATATTAGTTTAAACGCAAAATAAATACACCCCTTCATAAATGCACTCAAATATCATtcaagacttttctaacaaacccaaacacagctatgatacgatgttccatcatgaagttccagttcatcttccggctccatcatcagatcagtttgacagtaccatattattgtattgtcatcagaactaaatgcagctgccaattttcatgacgctacgatccctGGAAGATGGATATAATTAGTTActttagattccattacatagttacatacagtcGACCTAAAaaaagttcatcatcatcttcctgccctgttcccaagtcatttggagtcggcgcaacatgtctttttcttccattcctctctgtcagacgtcatacttacatccactcccttctgcttcatgtcctctttcaggcaatcaatccatcttttcctcggtctacctctgccttttcaaaaaagttaaaaacatattatatgCAGAACCCAAAGGTACTCATAACACGCTTGGCACCATATTTTTTACCATGACAAACAAATATGCTATGAATTCATAGACAATAGGCAAGCTACCGCCTCCCCAAAGGATTTACCATGAATCACCCAGATATTGTTGATTACGAaaccaatattttcaaaatatggcCTAGGAAATTTCAATAAACCATTCAAGTtgcgtttatttataataataaaccgccatcttaatttttttagatATAACTTTAGTGCGCCGTAATAAGGAATTAGTGCGCAGTGCAAATTCGAGGGCGTCGGGCGCGGGAATATGAGCGCCATGTTGAAACTTTTAAATTCgttcttaattttctttttgttttttatttcgtgTTCGGCTAGTTACCATGAGCAGTATAGAGGttggtacctatttttttctgtatttttcgTCTTTCaacctaattttaataataccttattttggaattttctttcGTCCTCATccaataatttgtttatttttatttaaattataaataaatgtttcttgtaTTGTGTTCTTTTTTACTGTCttcactttatattattaaagtcgTTCTATTCGgataaaaaaacaagtttttaccCTACTCACCGATCACCCTTACGAAACCTTCAAATCAGAActtctgaaaaaaaatctttactgCTACAGACATCGACCGTGCTGGCATCAGAATCGACAGAATACAGCGACTATCAGATCGCATAAACCGCATCAAAAACCTTACAGCATGTGCGCAGCGTAAAAAAGCCTCCTCTGTAGAGAGAAGACAAAATACAGATGAACCAGTCAGCCTTCTAATGCCAGAAGGCACCACCCGAGTAGTATATTGCCATTATAATGGTTCCGGGATCATTTGCAGACCCCAAAATGGATCGGTTGAATTGCCCTTTCAGCCGATTGTGAATCAAGTCAATAATTCCCAAGGTAGGAGGTTATTTTCAAAGTGCTTATTGCACTGTATTCCTGCTTTTGGGTAGTTGGCACTTGTTTAGTCTTCTAGCGTTGTGAACGCATTTTTTCTGAATCAGCATCGTCTTGTCGTTGTTCTAGTCTAGTTTCGATCAGCAGCatgatttttcttttatattctaATAATCGTTTCGATAATCACCCCTTTCTTCGCCATGTTGTTTGAGTTAGTCCAGTCCGTGTAAATGGTATTTCTCTAGTCGTACACATAGCGAGCTCGTAATATTTTTGTAGACTTCTAGTTTGgtcaaaatatgtagatatttaatcaatttttaaaaagatatcaataaattttttttttttttttaaagtcgtggtggcctagtggggaaaggaccaacctctcgaatatgagggcgcgggttcgatcccaggtcaggcaagtaccaatgcaacttttctaagtttgtatgtactttctaagtatatcttagactccattgactgtgtttcggatggcacgttaaactgtaggtcccggctgtcattgaacatccttggcagtcgttacgggtagtcagaagccagtaagtctgacaccagtctaaccaaggggtatcgggttacccgggtaactcggttgaggaggccagataggcagtcgcttcttgtaaagcactggtactcagctgaatccggttagactggaagccgacctcaacatgattgggaaaaggctcggaggatgatgaggatgatgatttaatcaattttagaagcttcagttttttttattgttatagacAGGTCTACTTGTAGATAAGCCAGCCCACTCCACCATTTTTTTTCGACCTGATTTTGCCCTTGACGTTGCTTACGTCTTAAGGTTCTAAACAGTCTTGTCGAGAAGTATCAGGGTTGAGGTTAAGCATGTAACTGGACTCAAGatgtcagatagacagtcgatCCATGtcgcacactggtactcagctgcaacctgttaaactggaagtcgaccctaacaacCTAGAAAAGCTAGGATAAGGCTCATATCTTCaacggggcccagcagggccaaggtctgccggggctgcgggattgttcgaaagagttaccgcggctctggtacataaaaggcctacgacggatcACGACGGttcttagtcagtaagagtctgacactccctcaccgctgctaacccacagcgggaggggtcatttgatgaaaaGGCTCATATCTTCaaccttattttttataaatgaataaattccTTTGTTTCAGTACCCATTTCCAGTTCTCCGAAGTTTGAGTCCTATGTGTTCAACAATAAGGAGTATATCGTACAACTGTTGCCAGTCAACTGGGAGAATGCCAAGATATTGTGTCGGTAAGTAGGTTAGGttcagacgaccttataaaggtcgccggaagacgctggatgcaggtcgcctccaacaggtatctgtggagatctaagggggaggcctatgttcagcagtggacgtcctatggctgagatgatgatgatgatgaagtaggtTTATATGAAGATTAGTTCTTTGTTACATAGACGTTTTACTTCACTTATTCGTCTTCTAAGAAGGCGTCGTCGTATACTTTCGCGCACACAGAACGCAAAAATATAGTCGCCATCTACCTAACTCGATATGTTTTCTTAAAGGGGTTACCACAACGGAAGCTTGGCAGTACTGGACACCAGAGACAAGGCTGAGTTCTTAGCCGAAGCGTTGGCCGAGTCGCAGTTCTGtgagttttattatttcgatATATGTATTTTCAGTATCTCAGTTGAAGGAAATTATTCTGATGCTGCAGTTGTCTAAATCCATTCAGATGCGCATTAGAATGCGCGATTGAGGAACATCCAACCccacatttaataataatatattatcagTACAAaggtgtttgtttttttattcaataaacaaccatacatacacatatttacataaataaacacctaTAAATAATCTTATAATTCTAGGTTCTCTTATAATTCTGTTGATTAAGTCTCATTCCTTCTCTATGAGAAGAGTCCTGAGCTCTAGGACAATAAAAGGACTGATGAAGACTTAGTAGGGCTTGAGCAGAAGTTAGAACACAATTCACTGTTCCTTTGCAATAGTTCCTTAAAATGTAAATGCTATCTTATGAATTACTATTCGCCTTGTCAACGTTTGTTCGTCCACAGCCCTGGCATCAGTATGGGTAGGTGCCCGCAGAGATTCAGCAGAGGACGCCGCGGGGTACCGCTGGGGCCCTGGTATGGAGCTGCGGAGAACAGCTCTGGACGTGCTGGGCAATGAGGAGGAAGATAATGTGGCACGACATTATCCTATGGTATGTACCCACTTCTAGGGTTTTATCATTCTGTATACATGCTTGTAAACTGTCAGCTAGTAAATAGTTAGACTGTTGGTTGGCCAAAACTTTGCTTTGATGCCCTTTCAAATTTGAAATTTGCAGTGTGCACTTTAGCAAAAAGAATCTTTAGTTGTAAAAGACTTACATAAATAGATAATCGACTAGCTATTCTCCGCAGTTTCTCCCGTGTCCCGGAAGGACTACTTCCCGAActgggattaaatatagcctttaACACCCGCAGACAATGTAGCTTCCGaacagtgaaagtatttttcaaatcggttcagtagttgcgcagcctacctacctataactTTATTCTGCCGTCCAATAAACCTATTTCCTCACCCCAGTGGCTGAACAGAACCCACGTACCAGTCCCGGAGACAGGGGCTGACTGTGTAGCTCTGGAGCGAGTTAGCCACGACCACCCTGTGTTCCTCGACCTGCCATGCCATTTGGAACGCGCCTTCGCTTGTGAGAGAGGTAAGGATTACGAGGCTTAATCTTTATGCAACTACTATACCAACGAAGCAGTTTTCGATACACATTATGTCCTTCATCCTCCCAAATTTACTTGGCTCAGCATATTTTGTTCTTCCATATTCTTCTATTCTAGTAACATTCCTTCTcgccatgtcgactttcacactACAACACACTTTAATATACTTACGAAACAGTtaatcatcttccgagccttttcccaactatgctggcatcgccttccagtctaaccggatgcagctgagtaccagtgctttacaaggagcgactgcctatctggccttcTCAACCTCAAccgggcaatccgataccccttggttagacacAGAACTTGGTTACAGAACAGATAATATTCTCCCATTTCTAATCATCAGCGTCATCAACATCTTCCGAGCCAACTACGTTGGCatcgccttccagtctaaccagatgcagctaagtaccagtgttttacaaggagcgactacctatctgacctcctcaacttcaaccgggcaacccaataccccttggttagacatCCATCCTTACTTCTATTTATAAGCAAGCTACTAAATACCTTTTCATCATCAGATGCCCGCGATATAGTCCGCGTGACGGAGGTGAACACGGTACGATGCAGGAATGGGCTGTACCATCTCTATAGTGGCAAGATGGACTGGCATCAGGCTGCTGCTTACTGCGTGCTTAAAGGAATGGCGTAAGTCTTCATTTTGATGAGATAGCAACTCTAGTTTTGCTTGAgggtaattttgttaaaatttaaacTTTCCTCTTAGGGTGAGTGCTTCAACTGGTACtgttttaatgtttctttttgaGGTTTAAAAGTTCTTGCAATTTAAACATGGTTTCCGATGAAGTTTTCGTTTATTATATACTTGCTTATGTGGCTTCTTTCTTATATACTTCCtcatgtacttatgtatgtataccttTATTTACTACTTCTATGTACGCCACTATGTTACGGTGAAAGCCCAAAGTACATTTACACCTGGGTTAAGCCGGCCACAGCTAGGTGCAGCCGACCAATGTTAAGCAATGCTTGACGCGGTCGGCCCGTCGATGGATGATCATATGTTATTGAtcgtaatgtttttatttattgcaggtTGGCAAATATTGGATCACTAAAATGCTTAAGAAGATTGGGCATGACGATGTTAAAGAATCGACCGAGTAAGTCAGATTTTAATCATTAtcttatacctactttttaacagtaaaaatacgtttttaagtCTTACTGCCGACCACACAGCAACTTTCCTACCCACCTTTATTATGATTCAAAAAATAGAACTTTCTTAAATGAACACATTTGACCAGGTATCGAGAACGCCTGGGTAGGTGCTAAGGGCAATCTGGGCCACTGGAAGTGGATAGACACTGGAGTGAGTGTCTTCCAGACTCCCCCGCTGAGTGACGCCGCTCCTGACGCCTGGCCTCCTATGAGGTAAGACTTCAGACCTCCTCACCTGCATACCTTCAtattcctccgtgtttcggaaggcacgttaattTGGTGGGTAGTAAAAAGGCAGAAAGACTGATACCGACGAAACTGttgttatgttttaagaataaatgtAACTGGCATTGGTCGTgtttgtgtataaaataaaaacatatggTCAATGGCTAGGTAGCTGCTAGGAAATTAGAGATACCTATcacgtttaatatttaaatacctatgttGTTTTATAGGGACAGGAACAACgtaaaacaaaatg
Coding sequences within:
- the LOC110369609 gene encoding uncharacterized protein LOC110369609 → MSAMLKLLNSFLIFFLFFISCSASYHEQYRVPISSSPKFESYVFNNKEYIVQLLPVNWENAKILCRGYHNGSLAVLDTRDKAEFLAEALAESQFSLASVWVGARRDSAEDAAGYRWGPGMELRRTALDVLGNEEEDNVARHYPMWLNRTHVPVPETGADCVALERVSHDHPVFLDLPCHLERAFACERDARDIVRVTEVNTVRCRNGLYHLYSGKMDWHQAAAYCVLKGMALANIGSLKCLRRLGMTMLKNRPSIENAWVGAKGNLGHWKWIDTGVSVFQTPPLSDAAPDAWPPMRDRNNVKQNGCLQLDRHASHPPVFLESRCERKMQFICYEGVSSTFITVATPSDDQFYYVLVRQLFYWQHAYQNCLKLNGTLASLDNNDILIQLLLVMGENKEEPIEHIWVSGRLNLTKDLTTDAVHYSWYNPNGGKRIPDPRSGDAKTGLYMPPWLDEEFSMDNSCLNLDRQDHLVGLVYGLACDTAQYSICMIDKEQGAARKVSNKPVAIPIIPTPIVSPPAVIAEPISTSTVDGYDSS